One genomic region from Sphaerochaeta sp. encodes:
- a CDS encoding MFS transporter, which yields MKHKFLFICTASLMVLLGTSDAMRGIFTPLFREGYGFSVEQLGVIVSLSYVGNLLCLLAGGVVLDAMGRRRALVVFILLLAASELLLLQGSRFSFLAVGFFLTLGLSTLLNATVNLISSEFSEKKKLAVVNSLFFIQGVGTSGSQLVFSHYASSQAVFSGLVGVLAVTLALLSLPFFLTRSFAPKVRETTTTKGSGKTDMGAVALLTGALAFYLIAEHGVTNYLILYGSEHLKQSAATAGTALALFSAGIMVGRLILAPMVDSVGPIRIITLSLALGSGAYIAAFATNHLNILFFAGLFVAVVYPSIVAVVSGYAPPALRSRVTTGVISIASLADVLFNLGFGRIVGSLGYGVAMALLCVSLVIALLCMGILWMRTAKTRQAYHSREKSAAVGPGADGGAGKRTED from the coding sequence ATGAAGCACAAGTTCCTGTTCATCTGCACCGCCTCTTTGATGGTGCTGCTCGGAACCAGTGATGCGATGCGGGGAATCTTTACGCCGCTGTTTCGGGAAGGATATGGCTTTTCCGTTGAGCAATTGGGCGTCATCGTCTCGTTGAGTTACGTGGGCAACCTGCTTTGCCTGTTGGCCGGCGGGGTCGTCCTGGATGCCATGGGGAGACGACGTGCGCTGGTGGTGTTTATTCTGCTTCTTGCCGCCAGCGAGTTGTTGCTGCTTCAGGGAAGCAGATTCTCCTTTCTTGCCGTCGGGTTTTTCCTGACGTTGGGGCTTTCCACGCTGCTCAATGCGACGGTCAATCTGATCTCCTCGGAGTTTTCAGAGAAGAAAAAGCTCGCCGTGGTCAACAGCCTGTTCTTCATCCAGGGTGTCGGGACGTCCGGCTCCCAGCTGGTGTTTTCCCATTACGCGTCCAGCCAGGCGGTGTTCTCAGGTCTGGTCGGTGTGCTGGCGGTGACGTTGGCCCTCCTTTCCCTACCGTTCTTCCTTACCCGCTCGTTCGCCCCCAAAGTGCGGGAGACAACGACGACGAAGGGATCCGGGAAGACGGATATGGGCGCGGTGGCGCTCCTTACCGGAGCCCTGGCATTCTATCTGATCGCCGAACATGGTGTCACAAACTATTTGATTTTATACGGTTCCGAGCATTTGAAGCAGAGCGCCGCGACGGCGGGAACGGCGTTGGCCCTGTTCTCCGCGGGGATTATGGTGGGGCGTCTCATCTTGGCCCCGATGGTGGACAGCGTAGGTCCGATCCGGATCATCACCCTGTCCTTGGCGCTGGGATCCGGGGCGTATATCGCGGCGTTCGCCACCAACCATCTGAACATCCTGTTCTTCGCCGGCTTGTTCGTCGCCGTCGTCTATCCGTCTATCGTCGCCGTGGTGTCGGGCTACGCGCCGCCGGCGCTTCGCTCCCGGGTGACTACCGGAGTCATCAGCATCGCCAGCCTGGCCGACGTGCTGTTCAACTTGGGATTCGGCAGGATTGTCGGCAGTCTGGGCTATGGCGTCGCCATGGCGTTGCTCTGTGTCAGCCTGGTCATCGCCCTGCTGTGCATGGGAATCCTGTGGATGCGGACCGCGAAAACCCGGCAAGCATACCATTCCAGAGAGAAGTCAGCGGCTGTTGGGCCTGGTGCAGATGGGGGAGCGGGGAAGCGAACCGAGGACTAG
- a CDS encoding trimeric intracellular cation channel family protein, which produces MYGFDLFGTMIFAITGAVKGVRCKLDILGVVVFACTVGCGGGMLRDVLLGATPVAAFSNSAYIIICVATGLVMFFLAPKVVGRWRIILFSDAIGLGVFTALGMAKGALYGIGPVGQILCGMFSAVGGGVIRDVMSKSVPIVLTSDFYATASLIGGVVYLVLEHFGMPMFPTFVITSFVVTILRVIAIRYQFHLPVADTALPVEDHLEFHDKKEKEHHK; this is translated from the coding sequence ATGTACGGGTTCGACCTGTTCGGCACGATGATCTTCGCAATCACCGGTGCCGTGAAAGGAGTCCGATGCAAACTGGACATCCTGGGGGTCGTGGTGTTCGCCTGCACCGTGGGGTGCGGAGGCGGCATGCTTCGTGACGTGCTTCTGGGGGCCACCCCGGTCGCCGCGTTCTCCAACAGCGCCTACATCATCATCTGCGTGGCCACCGGACTGGTGATGTTCTTTCTCGCCCCGAAGGTGGTTGGTCGCTGGAGGATCATCCTGTTCAGCGACGCCATCGGGCTGGGGGTGTTCACCGCCCTTGGCATGGCCAAAGGCGCCCTGTACGGCATCGGGCCGGTGGGACAGATTCTCTGCGGCATGTTCTCTGCCGTCGGCGGCGGGGTGATCCGGGACGTGATGTCCAAGTCGGTGCCCATCGTGCTGACCAGTGATTTCTATGCCACGGCCAGCCTGATCGGAGGGGTGGTGTACTTGGTGCTGGAACATTTCGGCATGCCGATGTTCCCCACGTTTGTGATCACCAGCTTCGTGGTGACGATCCTCAGGGTCATCGCCATCCGGTATCAGTTCCACCTTCCTGTGGCGGACACGGCACTGCCGGTTGAGGACCACCTGGAGTTCCATGACAAGAAGGAAAAGGAGCATCACAAATGA
- a CDS encoding alanine--tRNA ligase-related protein, translated as MIQTEAVYYQEPYRKELDAKVLAIDGNIVILDRTICYPEGGGQPGDRGNDRIVPSCRYPEDGRA; from the coding sequence ATGATACAGACGGAAGCGGTGTATTACCAGGAACCTTATCGGAAGGAACTGGATGCCAAGGTGCTTGCCATTGACGGCAACATTGTCATCCTGGACCGGACGATCTGCTATCCGGAAGGAGGAGGGCAGCCGGGGGACCGTGGGAATGATCGGATCGTCCCGTCTTGTCGATACCCAGAAGACGGACGAGCATGA
- a CDS encoding alanyl-tRNA editing protein gives MIGSSRLVDTQKTDEHEIRHMVDKPTFSVGDVVHISLDWPHRYFYMQEHAAQHTISGTLFTRFSIGTVAVHEGEDILTIETNQNEISQETCYALEDAVNQVIREGHAIRYEQMSHEDAEKLGMRRSIKVSGPVRIVVIDGVDMIACGGLHVANTREIGLVQYVGQEMIRSHVRLVFRVAENALREIRHNRNLVEKLCALHSATPVDLLEVEQRQLDAYHTLKAEDAHLKLDICRSHLSTLHGIATWDITGEVFDLKDLAQCLDPQTDLALCAVRKEGEKLYWLMAFCGSYRGFAFNAHRTDLLGPIHGKGGGRDPLYQGMGEGAPEALFQAFSRVLE, from the coding sequence ATGATCGGATCGTCCCGTCTTGTCGATACCCAGAAGACGGACGAGCATGAGATCCGCCACATGGTGGACAAGCCGACCTTCTCCGTCGGGGACGTGGTGCACATCAGCCTGGATTGGCCGCACCGCTACTTCTACATGCAGGAGCATGCCGCCCAGCATACCATCAGCGGAACGCTGTTCACCCGTTTCTCCATCGGGACGGTGGCCGTCCACGAAGGTGAGGATATCCTGACGATCGAGACGAACCAGAATGAGATTTCGCAGGAAACCTGCTACGCGTTGGAGGATGCCGTCAACCAGGTGATCCGTGAGGGGCATGCCATCCGATACGAGCAGATGTCCCATGAAGACGCGGAAAAGTTAGGGATGCGGCGGTCCATCAAGGTGTCCGGCCCGGTGCGGATCGTCGTCATCGACGGCGTGGACATGATCGCCTGCGGAGGTCTCCATGTGGCCAATACCCGGGAGATCGGGCTGGTGCAGTATGTGGGTCAGGAAATGATCCGCTCCCATGTCCGGCTGGTCTTCCGTGTGGCGGAAAACGCACTGAGGGAGATCCGGCACAACCGGAATCTGGTGGAGAAGCTCTGCGCCCTGCACAGCGCCACCCCGGTCGATCTTCTGGAAGTGGAACAACGGCAACTGGATGCCTATCACACCCTGAAGGCGGAGGATGCCCATCTGAAGCTGGATATCTGCCGGTCTCATCTTTCCACGCTCCATGGCATCGCGACCTGGGACATCACCGGTGAGGTGTTTGATCTGAAAGACCTGGCCCAGTGTCTGGATCCCCAGACGGACCTGGCCCTGTGCGCCGTGCGCAAGGAAGGGGAGAAGCTGTACTGGTTGATGGCCTTCTGCGGTTCCTATCGCGGTTTCGCGTTTAACGCCCACCGGACGGATCTTCTCGGTCCGATCCACGGCAAAGGCGGCGGCCGAGACCCGCTGTACCAAGGCATGGGGGAAGGGGCGCCGGAAGCGTTGTTTCAGGCCTTCTCCCGCGTCTTGGAGTAG
- a CDS encoding GNAT family N-acetyltransferase → MTITQETDKRKYLDLLHLCEEDDEILADYLDRGELFVLSDPNPIGVCLVTKEGDGLYEIKNIAVRKDARRKGYGTALVSFVYSHYPDLATLMAGSAENDDNQRFYLGMGFFQTYKVRHYFRANYGMEDDDDDLIIYSKTREKA, encoded by the coding sequence ATGACGATCACCCAGGAAACGGACAAACGGAAGTACCTTGATCTGCTTCACCTCTGCGAGGAAGACGACGAGATTCTTGCCGACTATCTGGACCGAGGAGAGCTGTTCGTCCTCTCTGACCCCAATCCCATCGGCGTCTGCCTGGTGACCAAAGAAGGGGACGGGTTGTATGAGATCAAGAACATCGCCGTACGGAAGGACGCGCGAAGAAAAGGGTATGGTACGGCGTTGGTCTCGTTTGTCTACTCCCACTACCCCGACCTGGCCACGTTGATGGCAGGCTCGGCGGAAAACGACGACAACCAGCGGTTTTACCTGGGAATGGGGTTCTTCCAGACGTACAAGGTACGCCACTACTTCCGAGCGAACTACGGCATGGAGGACGATGACGACGATCTGATCATCTACTCCAAGACGCGGGAGAAGGCCTGA